One genomic segment of Suricata suricatta isolate VVHF042 chromosome 16, meerkat_22Aug2017_6uvM2_HiC, whole genome shotgun sequence includes these proteins:
- the TUBB3 gene encoding tubulin beta-3 chain isoform X2: MQFWEVISDEHGIDPSGNYVGDSDLQLERISVYYNEASSHKYVPRAILVDLEPGTMDSVRSGAFGHLFRPDNFIFGQSGAGNNWAKGHYTEGAELVDSVLDVVRKECENCDCLQGFQLTHSLGGGTGSGMGTLLISKVREEYPDRIMNTFSVVPSPKVSDTVVEPYNATLSIHQLVENTDETYCIDNEALYDICFRTLKLATPTYGDLNHLVSATMSGVTTSLRFPGQLNADLRKLAVNMVPFPRLHFFMPGFAPLTARGSQQYRALTVPELTQQMFDAKNMMAACDPRHGRYLTVATVFRGRMSMKEVDEQMLAIQSKNSSYFVEWIPNNVKVAVCDIPPRGLKMSSTFIGNSTAIQELFKRISEQFTAMFRRKAFLHWYTGEGMDEMEFTEAESNMNDLVSEYQQYQDATAEEEGEMYEDDEEESEAQGPK; the protein is encoded by the exons ATGCAG TTCTGGGAGGTGATCAGCGACGAGCACGGCATAGACCCCAGCGGCAACTATGTGGGGGACTCAGACCTTCAGCTGGAGCGCATCAGCGTCTACTACAACGAGGCCTCCT CTCATAAGTACGTGCCGCGGGCCATTCTGGTGGACCTTGAGCCTGGAACCATGGATAGTGTCCGGTCTGGGGCCTTTGGGCACCTCTTCAGGCCTGACAACTTCATCTTTG GTCAGAGCGGGGCCGGCAACAACTGGGCCAAGGGCCACTACACGGAGGGCGCCGAGCTGGTGGACTCGGTCCTGGACGTGGTGCGGAAGGAATGTGAGAACTGCGACTGCCTGCAGGGCTTCCAGCTGACCCACTCACTGGGTGGCGGAACGGGCTCAGGCATGGGCACGCTGCTCATCAGCAAGGTGCGCGAGGAGTACCCGGACCGCATCATGAACACCTTCAGCGTGGTGCCCTCGCCCAAGGTGTCGGACACGGTGGTGGAGCCCTACAACGCCACGCTGTCCATCCACCAGCTTGTGGAGAACACGGACGAGACCTACTGCATTGACAACGAGGCGCTGTACGACATCTGCTTCCGCACGCTCAAACTGGCCACGCCCACCTACGGCGACCTCAACCACCTGGTGTCGGCCACCATGAGCGGCGTCACTACTTCCCTCCGCTTCCCGGGCCAGCTCAATGCCGACCTGCGCAAGCTGGCCGTGAACATGGTGCCCTTCCCCCGCCTGCACTTCTTCATGCCTGGCTTTGCCCCGCTCACTGCCAGGGGCAGCCAGCAGTACCGTGCCCTGACGGTGCCCGAGCTCACCCAGCAGATGTTCGACGCCAAGAATATGATGGCCGCCTGTGACCCCCGCCACGGCCGCTACCTGACGGTGGCCACAGTCTTCCGCGGACGCATGTCCATGAAGGAAGTGGACGAGCAGATGCTGGCCATCCAGAGCAAGAACAGCAGCTACTTTGTGGAGTGGATTCCCAACAACGTGAAGGTAGCTGTGTGTGACATCCCGCCCCGGGGACTCAAGATGTCCTCCACCTTCATCGGCAACAGCACGGCCATCCAGGAGCTGTTCAAGCGCATCTCGGAGCAGTTCACCGCCATGTTCCGGCGCAAGGCCTTCCTGCACTGGTACACGGGCGAGGGCATGGACGAGATGGAGTTCACCGAGGCCGAGAGCAACATGAACGACCTGGTGTCCGAGTACCAGCAGTACCAGGACGCCACGGCCGAGGAGGAGGGCGAGATGTACGAAGACGATGAGGAGGAGTCCGAGGCCCAGGGCCCCAAGTGA
- the TUBB3 gene encoding tubulin beta-3 chain isoform X1 — MREIVHIQAGQCGNQIGAKFWEVISDEHGIDPSGNYVGDSDLQLERISVYYNEASSHKYVPRAILVDLEPGTMDSVRSGAFGHLFRPDNFIFGQSGAGNNWAKGHYTEGAELVDSVLDVVRKECENCDCLQGFQLTHSLGGGTGSGMGTLLISKVREEYPDRIMNTFSVVPSPKVSDTVVEPYNATLSIHQLVENTDETYCIDNEALYDICFRTLKLATPTYGDLNHLVSATMSGVTTSLRFPGQLNADLRKLAVNMVPFPRLHFFMPGFAPLTARGSQQYRALTVPELTQQMFDAKNMMAACDPRHGRYLTVATVFRGRMSMKEVDEQMLAIQSKNSSYFVEWIPNNVKVAVCDIPPRGLKMSSTFIGNSTAIQELFKRISEQFTAMFRRKAFLHWYTGEGMDEMEFTEAESNMNDLVSEYQQYQDATAEEEGEMYEDDEEESEAQGPK; from the exons TTCTGGGAGGTGATCAGCGACGAGCACGGCATAGACCCCAGCGGCAACTATGTGGGGGACTCAGACCTTCAGCTGGAGCGCATCAGCGTCTACTACAACGAGGCCTCCT CTCATAAGTACGTGCCGCGGGCCATTCTGGTGGACCTTGAGCCTGGAACCATGGATAGTGTCCGGTCTGGGGCCTTTGGGCACCTCTTCAGGCCTGACAACTTCATCTTTG GTCAGAGCGGGGCCGGCAACAACTGGGCCAAGGGCCACTACACGGAGGGCGCCGAGCTGGTGGACTCGGTCCTGGACGTGGTGCGGAAGGAATGTGAGAACTGCGACTGCCTGCAGGGCTTCCAGCTGACCCACTCACTGGGTGGCGGAACGGGCTCAGGCATGGGCACGCTGCTCATCAGCAAGGTGCGCGAGGAGTACCCGGACCGCATCATGAACACCTTCAGCGTGGTGCCCTCGCCCAAGGTGTCGGACACGGTGGTGGAGCCCTACAACGCCACGCTGTCCATCCACCAGCTTGTGGAGAACACGGACGAGACCTACTGCATTGACAACGAGGCGCTGTACGACATCTGCTTCCGCACGCTCAAACTGGCCACGCCCACCTACGGCGACCTCAACCACCTGGTGTCGGCCACCATGAGCGGCGTCACTACTTCCCTCCGCTTCCCGGGCCAGCTCAATGCCGACCTGCGCAAGCTGGCCGTGAACATGGTGCCCTTCCCCCGCCTGCACTTCTTCATGCCTGGCTTTGCCCCGCTCACTGCCAGGGGCAGCCAGCAGTACCGTGCCCTGACGGTGCCCGAGCTCACCCAGCAGATGTTCGACGCCAAGAATATGATGGCCGCCTGTGACCCCCGCCACGGCCGCTACCTGACGGTGGCCACAGTCTTCCGCGGACGCATGTCCATGAAGGAAGTGGACGAGCAGATGCTGGCCATCCAGAGCAAGAACAGCAGCTACTTTGTGGAGTGGATTCCCAACAACGTGAAGGTAGCTGTGTGTGACATCCCGCCCCGGGGACTCAAGATGTCCTCCACCTTCATCGGCAACAGCACGGCCATCCAGGAGCTGTTCAAGCGCATCTCGGAGCAGTTCACCGCCATGTTCCGGCGCAAGGCCTTCCTGCACTGGTACACGGGCGAGGGCATGGACGAGATGGAGTTCACCGAGGCCGAGAGCAACATGAACGACCTGGTGTCCGAGTACCAGCAGTACCAGGACGCCACGGCCGAGGAGGAGGGCGAGATGTACGAAGACGATGAGGAGGAGTCCGAGGCCCAGGGCCCCAAGTGA